A part of Paenibacillus donghaensis genomic DNA contains:
- the hflC gene encoding protease modulator HflC, which produces MRKNHWIALISSVVLVILLAGSMYIVKEGEYKVVLRFGEAMRAVEEPGLKLKIPFIENVSELPKYQMTYESSPTSILTKDQKPIVVDNYTVWRITNASQFLRTVQSVGGGIQRIDEAVYNSVRRKLSEVNYENIISEDTGRGNINDEITKDVIAALTRDNYGIEVIDVRIKRTDLPEENKQSVYNRMISDRQSIAARYLSEGDEESKKITSKADRTSTELMAQAEADAKKIIAEGEGEAAKIYNLAYGKDPEFYSFYRTLESYVTTLKNEPVIMMPIDSPYAKILLGQ; this is translated from the coding sequence ATGAGAAAAAACCACTGGATTGCCCTGATATCATCCGTCGTTCTAGTTATCCTGCTTGCCGGTTCCATGTATATAGTGAAAGAAGGGGAATACAAGGTAGTCCTCCGTTTCGGTGAAGCGATGCGCGCCGTGGAAGAGCCTGGGCTGAAGCTGAAGATTCCTTTTATTGAGAATGTCTCGGAGCTCCCTAAGTATCAGATGACGTATGAAAGCTCGCCAACCAGCATCCTGACCAAGGACCAGAAGCCGATTGTGGTCGATAATTATACGGTCTGGAGAATTACCAACGCCTCGCAGTTCCTGAGAACCGTACAGTCGGTAGGCGGCGGCATTCAGCGCATTGATGAAGCGGTATATAACTCCGTGCGCCGCAAGCTGTCAGAGGTCAATTATGAGAATATTATCAGTGAGGACACCGGACGGGGCAATATCAACGATGAGATTACCAAAGACGTAATTGCCGCCTTGACCCGTGATAATTACGGGATTGAAGTGATTGATGTGCGGATCAAACGTACCGACCTGCCGGAAGAGAACAAACAAAGTGTCTACAACCGGATGATCTCGGACCGCCAGTCGATTGCCGCGCGGTATCTGTCCGAAGGTGACGAGGAATCCAAGAAAATCACCTCCAAGGCCGACCGTACCTCCACAGAACTGATGGCTCAGGCCGAAGCCGACGCGAAGAAGATTATTGCCGAAGGCGAAGGGGAAGCCGCCAAGATCTACAATCTGGCCTACGGCAAGGACCCTGAGTTCTACAGCTTCTACCGTACGCTGGAGAGTTATGTGACCACACTGAAGAATGAGCCGGTAATCATGATGCCGATTGATTCGCCTTATGCCAAAATATTGCTGGGGCAATAG
- the hflK gene encoding FtsH protease activity modulator HflK → MNENGNNPMRGRKLPELKPGMYRKIGMGVAAAIVLIFLGSSSFYTVQEQERAALLTFGKYTNETSAGLHFKWPYPIQQVITVPAELTQRIHIGYRQEADGSVAVEDEDEAMMITGDENIVSADAVVQWKISNIRDYLYNIDDPDKFLRNSASSSIRAVIGAEKLDYAITDGKTVIQDKVRVLLVDLQKKYNTGIQIIDIKFQDIEPPSGQVEEAFREVTNAREEKNTKINNAKKYENDIIPKARGEAQALLENAEGEKKSRILNAQGDVAQFNAIFAEYSNNKSVTESRLILETLETIMPNAKIFITNSNSDTVNYLPLNELMRSASDSSPAPSAAAPPASAAPQGGDAQ, encoded by the coding sequence ATGAACGAGAATGGCAATAATCCAATGCGCGGGCGCAAGCTGCCGGAGCTGAAGCCGGGAATGTACAGGAAGATTGGAATGGGGGTAGCTGCCGCCATTGTGCTGATTTTTCTTGGCTCCTCTTCATTCTACACCGTGCAAGAGCAGGAACGTGCGGCGCTTCTGACGTTTGGCAAGTATACCAACGAGACCTCGGCAGGGCTGCATTTCAAATGGCCATATCCCATCCAGCAGGTGATCACGGTACCGGCGGAGCTGACCCAGCGGATACATATTGGGTATCGCCAGGAAGCGGACGGATCCGTTGCGGTTGAAGATGAAGATGAAGCGATGATGATTACGGGCGATGAGAACATCGTATCTGCTGATGCTGTAGTGCAGTGGAAGATCAGCAACATCCGCGATTATCTGTATAACATTGATGACCCGGACAAATTCCTGCGCAACTCGGCAAGCTCCTCGATCCGTGCGGTAATTGGTGCGGAGAAGCTGGATTATGCCATTACTGACGGTAAGACGGTGATTCAGGACAAGGTCAGAGTGCTGCTGGTCGACCTGCAGAAGAAATACAACACCGGCATCCAGATCATTGATATCAAATTCCAGGATATTGAGCCGCCAAGCGGTCAAGTGGAGGAAGCCTTCCGCGAGGTAACCAATGCCCGTGAAGAGAAGAATACGAAGATCAACAACGCCAAGAAATATGAGAACGATATCATTCCGAAGGCACGCGGGGAAGCGCAAGCGCTGCTGGAGAATGCCGAAGGGGAGAAGAAATCGCGTATCCTGAACGCGCAGGGGGATGTAGCCCAGTTTAATGCGATTTTTGCCGAATACAGCAACAATAAGAGTGTCACCGAGAGCCGGTTGATTCTGGAGACGCTGGAGACGATCATGCCTAATGCCAAAATCTTCATTACCAACTCCAATAGTGATACCGTAAATTATCTGCCGCTGAACGAGCTGATGCGCAGTGCTTCGGACAGTTCGCCTGCTCCGTCAGCTGCGGCTCCGCCTGCTTCGGCCGCGCCGCAAGGAGGAGATGCCCAATGA
- a CDS encoding helix-turn-helix domain-containing protein, translating into MPTNRQSESGIPAIVRVGTTDSVQSIAEQVGYLYPMSFIRVFKKLEGLTPGEYRKEQEACQIAAPPTGM; encoded by the coding sequence GTGCCAACTAATCGCCAATCTGAGAGTGGAATCCCTGCGATTGTGCGCGTAGGAACGACAGACTCGGTGCAGAGTATCGCGGAGCAGGTAGGCTATCTGTATCCGATGTCTTTTATTCGTGTGTTCAAGAAGCTGGAGGGCCTGACTCCGGGGGAATATCGCAAGGAACAGGAAGCATGTCAAATAGCTGCGCCGCCAACAGGAATGTAG
- a CDS encoding aldo/keto reductase: MQTKRLGQEGLEVSALGLGTMMMPDNEESVRTLQGALDLGVTLFDTADIYGEFAQGRFGGNEKLVGRALKGRRDQAIIATKFGVTHTQGPKGDPAYVKKSVDASLYSLGLDYIDLYYQHRPDPGTPIEETIGTMAELVKAGKIRYIGLSEAPADIIRRAHAVHPIAAVQTEYSLWSREVEDEILPLLKQLGIGFVPYSPLGRGFLTGQIKTFEDLAEDDYRRHYPRFQGENFVKNLEVVKLIEQMAAQKGCSISQLALAWLMAQGEDIVPIPGTKRLERVQENLGALEVVLTPADLAEIERISPKGMAAGGRFPGRG, from the coding sequence ATGCAGACCAAACGATTGGGACAGGAAGGACTGGAAGTTTCAGCCCTTGGCCTGGGCACCATGATGATGCCGGACAACGAGGAGTCGGTTCGCACGCTTCAGGGAGCCCTTGATCTGGGAGTGACTTTATTTGATACCGCAGATATTTATGGCGAATTCGCACAGGGACGTTTCGGAGGCAATGAGAAGCTGGTGGGGCGGGCGCTGAAGGGGCGGCGTGATCAGGCGATTATCGCTACCAAATTTGGTGTGACGCATACCCAGGGACCGAAAGGCGACCCGGCTTATGTCAAAAAATCGGTTGATGCCAGCCTCTACAGCCTCGGACTGGATTACATCGACTTGTATTACCAGCATCGCCCTGATCCGGGCACGCCGATTGAAGAGACTATCGGCACGATGGCCGAGCTGGTCAAGGCGGGTAAGATCCGCTATATCGGCTTGTCCGAAGCCCCGGCAGACATTATCCGCCGTGCACATGCGGTGCATCCAATTGCTGCCGTCCAGACGGAATATTCACTGTGGAGCCGCGAGGTAGAGGATGAAATTCTGCCGCTGCTGAAGCAGCTGGGCATCGGTTTCGTACCTTACAGCCCGCTGGGCCGCGGATTCCTCACCGGCCAGATCAAGACATTTGAGGACCTGGCAGAGGACGATTACCGCCGCCATTATCCGCGTTTCCAGGGCGAGAACTTCGTCAAGAATTTGGAGGTGGTCAAGCTGATCGAACAGATGGCCGCGCAGAAGGGCTGCAGCATCTCCCAGCTCGCGCTGGCTTGGTTAATGGCACAAGGGGAAGACATTGTGCCAATTCCCGGTACCAAACGGCTGGAGCGGGTGCAGGAGAACCTCGGCGCGCTGGAGGTAGTGCTTACTCCGGCCGATCTTGCCGAGATCGAACGGATCTCGCCCAAAGGCATGGCTGCGGGAGGGCGTTTTCCCGGACGGGGATAG
- a CDS encoding TatD family hydrolase, with amino-acid sequence MKKQTIDIGVNLMHRSFGEDRERVVQAAADAGVSPLILTGTSIRSSEAAAKYAAQYPRRLYATAGVHPHDVKSCDARTLPALRRLAAREEVVAIGECGLDYNRDFSPRELQRDWFGRQLELAAQLRLPLFLHERDAHEDFARMLREGRPEALPAVVHCFTGSEAELHSYLELGLHIGITGWICDERRGGPLREVVRHIPLERMMIETDAPFLTPRDLRPKPKDGRNEPAFLPHIAQVIAECMGLAADEVMERTTETAKAFFKI; translated from the coding sequence ATGAAGAAACAGACGATTGACATCGGTGTCAATCTGATGCACCGCTCCTTCGGCGAAGACCGTGAGCGGGTTGTGCAGGCGGCGGCCGACGCGGGCGTATCGCCGCTAATCCTTACGGGCACAAGCATCAGAAGCAGCGAAGCCGCTGCGAAGTATGCGGCGCAGTATCCGCGCAGACTCTACGCCACTGCGGGTGTACACCCGCATGATGTGAAGAGCTGTGATGCGCGGACCTTGCCCGCGCTGCGCCGCCTGGCAGCGCGGGAGGAGGTAGTGGCGATTGGCGAGTGCGGACTCGACTACAATCGCGATTTCTCGCCGCGCGAGCTGCAGCGCGACTGGTTCGGGCGGCAGCTGGAGCTGGCTGCGCAGCTGCGGCTCCCGCTGTTCCTGCACGAGCGCGACGCGCACGAGGACTTCGCGCGGATGCTGCGCGAAGGGAGGCCGGAGGCGCTGCCGGCGGTAGTGCACTGCTTCACCGGCAGTGAAGCCGAGCTGCACAGCTACCTGGAGCTGGGGCTGCACATCGGCATCACCGGCTGGATCTGCGATGAGCGCCGCGGCGGGCCGCTGCGCGAGGTGGTTCGCCACATCCCGCTGGAGCGGATGATGATCGAAACCGACGCGCCGTTCCTGACGCCGCGTGATCTGCGGCCGAAGCCAAAAGACGGCCGCAATGAACCTGCGTTCCTGCCGCATATTGCGCAGGTGATCGCCGAATGTATGGGTCTTGCTGCGGATGAAGTGATGGAGCGGACGACAGAAACGGCCAAGGCTTTTTTCAAAATATAA
- a CDS encoding RNA 2'-phosphotransferase — MNSKGEQSLSKLLSLMLRHAPQDFGLRLDPEDGSCELEDLLTAVRCSRGQSQTTAEDIREVVRRSDKQRFEIHGAAPAERIRARYGHSFGKLAYDAGMPPAALYHGTNLHALPKILEQGLLPMGRKYVHLSGDTHFAELAGKRRGKLVMLRIDTAAAARQGIVFYDAGHDVWLAERVPPQVLAVDETYGINS, encoded by the coding sequence ATGAACAGTAAGGGAGAACAAAGCTTAAGTAAACTGCTAAGTCTGATGCTGCGCCATGCGCCGCAGGATTTCGGGCTCCGGCTTGACCCGGAGGACGGCTCCTGTGAGCTGGAGGACCTGCTGACTGCCGTTCGGTGCAGCCGTGGACAGTCGCAGACCACCGCTGAGGATATCCGCGAGGTCGTTCGGCGCTCGGATAAGCAGCGGTTCGAGATTCACGGCGCTGCGCCTGCGGAGCGCATCCGGGCGAGATATGGACACAGCTTCGGCAAGCTGGCCTATGATGCAGGCATGCCGCCAGCTGCACTGTACCATGGGACGAACCTTCATGCGCTGCCGAAGATTCTGGAGCAGGGGCTGCTGCCGATGGGGCGGAAATATGTGCATTTGTCCGGCGATACGCATTTCGCCGAGCTGGCGGGAAAACGCCGGGGCAAGCTGGTGATGCTGCGGATTGACACGGCAGCGGCTGCCCGGCAGGGGATTGTGTTCTACGATGCCGGGCATGATGTCTGGCTGGCCGAGCGGGTGCCGCCGCAAGTGCTTGCCGTAGACGAAACTTATGGCATTAATAGTTGA
- the catA gene encoding type A chloramphenicol O-acetyltransferase has translation MIFNPIVMDNWSRKPYFEHYLNNVRCTYSMTANIDITHLLAEIKNKVVKLYPALIHMITTVVNRHTEFRTCLNAEGRLGYWDSLSPSFTIFHDDDKTFSSIWTLYGEDFNDFYSRYLDDMRKYGSVKQFIAKTNEPANTFPISGIPWVSFTGFNLNVYNEGTYLLPIFTIGKYFQHDGKILLPLSGQFHHAVCDGYHASLLYNELQIRADTCTKWLSNN, from the coding sequence ATGATTTTTAATCCGATTGTCATGGATAACTGGAGCAGAAAACCCTATTTCGAACATTATTTAAACAATGTCAGATGTACCTATAGCATGACTGCAAATATTGACATTACCCACCTACTGGCAGAAATCAAGAATAAGGTAGTTAAGTTGTACCCAGCCCTAATCCACATGATAACTACGGTGGTAAACCGCCACACTGAATTTCGCACCTGTCTTAATGCTGAAGGTAGATTAGGTTATTGGGACAGTTTGTCTCCTAGCTTTACAATTTTCCATGATGATGATAAGACTTTTTCAAGCATCTGGACGTTGTACGGTGAAGATTTTAATGATTTCTACAGTCGTTATCTTGATGATATGAGAAAGTACGGAAGTGTTAAACAATTTATTGCTAAAACAAACGAGCCAGCAAACACCTTCCCCATTTCAGGCATTCCGTGGGTCAGCTTCACGGGCTTTAACCTGAACGTCTATAACGAGGGAACCTATTTACTACCCATCTTTACAATCGGGAAATATTTTCAACATGACGGGAAGATACTGTTGCCATTATCGGGACAATTCCATCATGCCGTGTGCGACGGCTACCATGCCAGCCTGCTGTATAATGAGCTTCAAATACGTGCAGATACCTGTACGAAATGGTTGTCAAACAATTAA
- a CDS encoding SAM-dependent methyltransferase, whose product MRTFSNETARRILANEIKVEALLQQYPEYQEEVLQELGVIKNNTESNIVHAIIDRYTASAKLATSKIRKSGLNEATVNVFLPKIIKARFAIYLLEQLNVAVSAKSPATSVRFNLWDGTILQKLLFRKGFDRKPVSLGLFKFWWRLISHKEILMPLVNKKGIYCFYSKALIKELSTLLGDKKCLEIAAGDGTLTRFLQQKNIDCHATDDYSWEHYITYPQSVEKADAKAALQKYSPEAVLCSWPVPGNPYEKHVFRTPSVDLYIMLGTSEAAVTGDFAAYTNADKFSMERSERLSALLLPPSDENAVYIFRRKTQG is encoded by the coding sequence ATGCGAACCTTCTCGAACGAAACGGCCCGGAGAATTTTGGCGAATGAAATTAAGGTAGAAGCCTTGCTGCAGCAGTATCCCGAATATCAGGAAGAGGTACTACAGGAACTTGGTGTGATTAAGAACAACACGGAATCGAACATCGTTCATGCCATTATTGACCGCTATACGGCAAGTGCGAAGCTGGCTACCAGCAAAATTCGTAAAAGCGGCTTAAACGAAGCGACCGTCAATGTGTTTTTGCCCAAGATTATCAAAGCCCGCTTTGCGATTTATCTGCTGGAGCAATTAAATGTTGCCGTCTCTGCGAAAAGCCCTGCCACCAGTGTACGCTTCAACCTGTGGGATGGCACCATTCTGCAGAAGCTTTTGTTCCGCAAGGGTTTTGACAGAAAGCCCGTGTCATTGGGATTATTTAAGTTCTGGTGGCGGTTAATCTCCCATAAAGAGATCCTAATGCCACTCGTGAATAAAAAAGGCATCTACTGCTTCTACTCCAAAGCGTTAATTAAAGAGCTCTCCACCCTGCTCGGAGATAAGAAATGCCTTGAAATCGCGGCCGGGGATGGCACGCTGACTCGCTTTTTGCAGCAAAAAAATATCGACTGCCATGCAACCGACGACTACAGCTGGGAGCATTACATCACCTATCCTCAGTCTGTGGAGAAAGCCGACGCCAAAGCTGCGCTCCAGAAATACAGTCCTGAAGCTGTCCTATGCTCCTGGCCTGTGCCGGGTAATCCGTATGAGAAGCATGTGTTCCGAACACCATCCGTTGACCTGTATATCATGCTTGGTACAAGTGAAGCTGCCGTTACCGGCGATTTCGCAGCCTATACTAACGCTGACAAGTTCAGCATGGAACGGAGTGAGCGCCTGTCTGCGCTACTTTTACCTCCATCTGATGAGAATGCTGTGTATATTTTTAGAAGGAAGACCCAGGGCTAG
- a CDS encoding cysteine hydrolase family protein gives MVDMQNLFLQERMEKLQVPEACEYINHVAELLRAQDQVVIHIHDMEGSTEDTNPEARHTIPQITVGPQDLQVAKEYSNAFWKTDLEEQLRAQGVDFVIVAGFAAEHCVTFTANGAVERGFPVAILQKGILSTKPEAIISLYQDRHMISYPVVEYMVQSFRVNNKRIFPE, from the coding sequence ATTGTCGATATGCAGAACCTGTTCTTACAAGAGCGGATGGAGAAACTGCAGGTTCCTGAAGCCTGTGAGTACATTAATCATGTAGCGGAGCTGCTTCGTGCCCAAGACCAGGTGGTCATCCATATTCATGACATGGAAGGTTCAACCGAGGATACCAACCCGGAGGCCAGACATACCATTCCGCAGATTACAGTAGGGCCTCAGGACCTGCAGGTGGCCAAAGAATATAGCAATGCCTTCTGGAAAACCGATCTGGAAGAGCAGCTTCGCGCCCAGGGGGTCGACTTCGTCATCGTTGCCGGCTTCGCCGCAGAACATTGCGTTACCTTCACCGCTAACGGTGCCGTGGAGCGAGGTTTCCCAGTTGCCATTCTCCAAAAGGGCATTCTGAGCACCAAACCTGAGGCCATCATCTCCCTCTACCAGGATCGGCATATGATCTCCTACCCGGTTGTTGAATATATGGTTCAATCATTTAGAGTGAATAATAAACGGATTTTCCCTGAATAA